The Crocinitomicaceae bacterium genome includes a region encoding these proteins:
- a CDS encoding tetratricopeptide repeat protein, whose product MNIIVRRKISCTNSNIAAFITFKNHTQYPFSSGVLLQVDTLQAYYLKLLTQLICRMKQIGLILLLFFSVQSLFAQQSERYTGDYTRFHTAEDLYEKQKYSAAQQEFNLFMTELGDANDPFFIKAKYYHALCALYLFHADAEKLLLGFLAEYPESIYRMDIYFELGKHYYRKRDYKKTITWLSKVDPYELKDEQKGEYYFKLGYANFQEEDYKAARNAFYEIINADTEYYGPALYYYSHIAYTEKSYQTALEGFLKLEHEPSFVETVPYYIAQIYYLQGRFDELIAYAPSILDSVDTKNSIVIEQLVGDAFYQQGKYDEAVPFLESYNRKSATTRDDDYQLGYAYFKSDDYINAVKMFDKVAKTKDELGQISLYHIGECYLKLDNLYYARNAFELASTMPFDAQVEEDALYNYAVLCYKLDFNPFNDAVEAFNLYLTRYPKSTRNQDIHEYLVNIYTTMKNYPAALASLDKIENKDFKLKVAYQIMAYNYGVELFQNNELDKSVEYFKLTKKFPLDPRLNALSLYWIAEVYYRKKDFPKAIAAYRQFVEEPGAYGLEQHNDAYYNIGYCYYNQSDYFNAATAFRTFTQSTTETAKDKIADAYLRIGDCYFIQKPADDNNAILFYQKAIDVGAGQVDYAKYQIGLSYGFLSKYPEKISIMMDIVNNHRGSVFIVPALYEVAETYRITEDHFNAKRYYNQLLSDYPTHNYAVDAMFQLGVIHHTNKEFQTAETYYLRVVNEYPNSTRYKEALERLGDLYSAMGQPEKYFALLNDHNIQLDEAEQDEKYFLSAMRQFEDSSYSAAITGFENYLKTFARPQKELEANYYLGTSYYRTGNKDAAVAAYKKVLDKPTSLYTESAALVVSKHEYDLKNYDAALDAYKKLEISASYAQNRLTAKIGLMRCYTFRNELDFAKPYAQDIIRDSLSLDNVKIEANYVIGKAEFEDGNFDGALDYLLYVSFNSTAAIGAESHFLIAYIYHLQQDYSSSETEVRAIVKKRSSYSYWVAKALILQAKNSMAIEDYVQAEYTINSVLDNYKNQNDGILEEARAVKEELMNRKNQQKSIQIEDGGTIEIGGDDD is encoded by the coding sequence ATGAATATAATTGTCCGAAGAAAAATTTCTTGTACCAATTCTAACATTGCTGCGTTTATAACTTTCAAAAACCACACTCAATACCCCTTCTCATCCGGCGTACTTTTACAGGTTGATACATTGCAGGCATACTACCTGAAATTATTGACGCAATTGATTTGCAGGATGAAACAAATTGGATTGATACTGCTTTTATTCTTTTCTGTGCAAAGTTTATTTGCGCAGCAATCTGAGCGTTATACGGGTGATTACACACGTTTTCACACAGCTGAAGATTTGTACGAGAAACAAAAATATTCTGCAGCGCAGCAAGAATTTAATTTGTTCATGACTGAACTCGGTGATGCAAACGATCCCTTTTTCATCAAGGCAAAATATTATCACGCTTTGTGTGCGCTTTACCTTTTTCATGCTGATGCTGAAAAACTTTTGCTCGGCTTCTTGGCTGAATATCCTGAAAGTATTTACCGAATGGACATTTATTTTGAATTAGGTAAACACTATTATAGAAAGCGAGATTACAAAAAAACAATCACCTGGCTTTCAAAAGTTGATCCTTACGAATTGAAAGATGAACAAAAAGGTGAGTATTATTTTAAATTGGGGTATGCTAATTTTCAAGAAGAGGATTACAAGGCTGCTCGCAACGCATTCTATGAGATCATCAATGCAGATACGGAATATTACGGTCCGGCTTTGTATTATTATTCTCACATTGCCTATACTGAAAAAAGTTATCAAACCGCACTTGAAGGATTTCTGAAATTGGAACATGAACCTTCATTCGTTGAAACAGTGCCGTATTATATTGCGCAAATATATTACCTGCAGGGTAGATTTGATGAGTTGATTGCTTATGCCCCTTCTATTCTTGATTCGGTTGATACTAAAAATTCTATCGTGATTGAGCAGTTGGTTGGTGATGCATTTTATCAGCAAGGGAAGTATGATGAAGCAGTCCCGTTTCTTGAAAGCTATAACCGTAAAAGTGCAACAACCCGTGATGATGATTACCAGTTAGGTTACGCCTATTTCAAAAGTGATGATTACATCAACGCAGTAAAAATGTTTGATAAAGTTGCAAAAACAAAAGATGAACTTGGACAAATTTCACTCTACCATATTGGCGAGTGTTATCTGAAACTAGACAATCTCTATTACGCGCGTAATGCTTTTGAACTTGCGTCTACCATGCCGTTTGATGCTCAGGTTGAAGAAGATGCTCTTTACAATTATGCCGTGCTCTGTTATAAATTAGATTTTAATCCATTCAATGATGCGGTAGAGGCGTTTAATCTTTATCTCACAAGATATCCAAAATCAACCCGTAATCAAGACATTCATGAATACCTGGTGAATATTTACACCACCATGAAAAACTATCCGGCTGCATTAGCTTCGTTAGACAAAATTGAAAATAAAGATTTCAAATTGAAAGTTGCATACCAGATCATGGCATATAATTACGGGGTTGAACTTTTTCAAAATAATGAACTAGATAAGTCAGTAGAGTATTTTAAGCTGACAAAAAAATTTCCTTTAGATCCGCGGCTGAATGCATTGAGTTTGTATTGGATTGCCGAAGTGTATTATCGCAAAAAAGATTTTCCAAAAGCCATTGCGGCGTATCGTCAATTTGTTGAAGAGCCCGGTGCTTATGGTCTTGAGCAGCACAATGATGCGTATTACAATATTGGATATTGCTACTACAACCAGAGTGATTATTTTAATGCCGCTACTGCGTTCAGAACGTTTACACAAAGCACTACTGAAACTGCTAAAGACAAAATTGCTGACGCCTATCTAAGAATTGGCGATTGTTATTTTATTCAAAAACCGGCTGATGATAATAACGCAATTTTGTTCTACCAAAAGGCCATTGATGTGGGTGCAGGTCAAGTTGATTATGCTAAATATCAGATTGGATTATCGTATGGATTTCTTTCAAAATATCCTGAAAAAATTTCTATCATGATGGATATTGTGAACAATCATAGGGGTTCAGTTTTCATTGTTCCTGCCTTGTATGAGGTGGCTGAAACGTATCGTATTACCGAAGATCATTTTAATGCCAAGCGATATTATAATCAGTTGTTGTCAGATTATCCAACACATAACTATGCCGTAGATGCGATGTTTCAATTAGGTGTAATTCATCATACCAATAAAGAATTTCAAACTGCTGAAACTTATTACTTGCGTGTTGTGAATGAGTATCCAAATTCAACCAGATACAAAGAAGCGCTTGAAAGATTAGGTGATTTATATTCTGCCATGGGGCAACCTGAAAAATATTTTGCCTTGTTGAATGATCACAATATTCAATTAGATGAAGCAGAGCAAGACGAAAAATATTTCCTTTCTGCTATGCGACAGTTTGAAGATTCATCTTATAGTGCTGCAATCACCGGGTTTGAAAATTATCTGAAAACCTTTGCTCGTCCACAAAAAGAGCTGGAGGCAAATTACTATTTGGGAACATCATATTACCGTACCGGCAACAAAGATGCTGCTGTGGCTGCATATAAAAAAGTACTGGATAAACCAACATCACTCTATACTGAATCTGCCGCATTAGTTGTTTCTAAACATGAGTATGATTTGAAAAATTATGATGCCGCACTTGATGCGTATAAAAAATTAGAAATCTCTGCAAGCTATGCACAAAACAGGTTGACGGCAAAAATTGGTTTGATGCGTTGTTATACTTTTCGCAATGAATTGGATTTTGCTAAACCTTATGCGCAGGATATTATCAGAGATTCACTCAGCTTAGACAATGTAAAAATTGAAGCAAATTATGTGATTGGTAAAGCAGAATTTGAAGATGGAAATTTTGATGGCGCACTGGATTATTTGCTCTATGTTTCTTTCAATAGTACTGCGGCTATTGGAGCAGAATCACATTTTCTGATCGCGTATATTTATCACTTGCAGCAAGATTACAGCAGCTCAGAAACGGAAGTGAGAGCCATTGTAAAAAAACGCTCATCGTATAGTTACTGGGTTGCAAAAGCACTTATTCTTCAAGCAAAAAATTCTATGGCAATTGAAGATTATGTGCAAGCTGAATACACCATCAATTCGGTTTTGGATAATTATAAAAATCAAAACGATGGTATTCTTGAAGAAGCGCGAGCTGTGAAAGAAGAATTAATGAATCGCAAAAATCAGCAAAAAAGTATTCAGATTGAAGATGGTGGAACTATAGAAATAGGAGGTGATGATGATTAG
- a CDS encoding TonB-dependent receptor, translating to MMIRTSVAIWFAFVCSVNLFAQEDPQIWTNITVGERVITPAYRIAENPVVFDTVIANQVTQYPLLSRHMKTDIMVTPIEPAKIKLVEKLDKLYPGYVRLGIGSYASPLGEFYYNSMRNRKVNYGIALKHNSSFGNIKDYAPSGFDQTSGKVFGDFFSTNFRFQPEFNYLNHGYHYYGISDTANLIGKDSLTNRVQGIGGSFRFSNYTSKDSAHLIYSIYTQYNYFHEFQNDQDSLGLNGKNHSYSIGTDMRYRFKKNIFAVHFDINYNQYDYRFADTAFLPGYSEHEQINWLIHLRPVISTYGNKWKVTYGVDLSLDTPSDTVFKVVPVVEAKYSLFNDMFIPYVGIDGGVKQNSFKTLNRENEFILNNVKLYNTKTMNFYGGIKGTLSKTVSFNARVSYKMIDNLPLFVNDTVLSDGYKFRVIYNDINVFTIDGSLSYQNGEKLKIDLMGEYNQYKSTIVGDLYKYAWHLPTYVFTLRGNYNLYDKIYVKADFVLKGGRRSPFGLYDADAASADVDLGIIADANLHVEYRYSRRLSAFLQFNNLAAQRYQRWYGYPVQGFQVMGGITFGF from the coding sequence ATGATGATTAGAACTTCAGTAGCTATATGGTTTGCTTTTGTTTGCTCAGTCAATTTATTTGCACAAGAGGATCCACAAATATGGACTAACATTACCGTGGGTGAACGCGTCATTACACCGGCGTATCGCATTGCTGAAAACCCTGTGGTGTTTGACACCGTTATTGCTAATCAGGTGACACAGTATCCTTTGTTATCACGTCACATGAAAACTGATATCATGGTGACTCCAATTGAACCTGCAAAAATTAAACTGGTTGAAAAGTTAGATAAATTGTATCCCGGATATGTGCGCTTGGGCATTGGTAGTTATGCCAGTCCGCTGGGTGAATTTTATTACAATTCTATGCGTAATAGAAAAGTGAATTACGGCATTGCACTGAAACACAATTCTTCTTTTGGCAATATAAAAGATTATGCGCCATCAGGTTTTGATCAAACAAGTGGTAAAGTATTTGGCGATTTTTTTTCAACCAATTTCCGCTTTCAGCCTGAGTTTAATTATCTCAATCATGGGTATCATTATTATGGTATTTCTGATACAGCAAATTTGATTGGAAAAGATTCACTCACCAACCGAGTGCAAGGTATTGGCGGTAGTTTCCGCTTTTCAAATTATACTAGTAAAGACAGTGCACATCTCATTTATTCAATTTATACACAGTATAATTATTTTCATGAATTTCAAAATGACCAAGACAGTTTAGGTCTCAACGGAAAAAATCATAGTTATAGTATTGGAACAGATATGCGTTATCGTTTCAAGAAAAATATTTTTGCTGTTCATTTTGATATCAATTACAATCAATATGATTATCGTTTTGCTGATACGGCTTTCTTGCCTGGTTATTCTGAACATGAACAAATCAATTGGTTGATTCATTTGCGTCCGGTAATCTCAACGTATGGAAATAAATGGAAAGTAACTTACGGAGTTGATTTGAGTCTTGACACGCCATCTGATACAGTATTTAAAGTAGTGCCGGTGGTTGAAGCCAAATACAGTTTGTTCAATGACATGTTTATTCCTTATGTTGGAATTGATGGTGGTGTAAAACAAAATTCGTTCAAAACACTCAACCGTGAAAATGAATTTATACTCAACAATGTGAAATTATACAATACAAAAACCATGAATTTCTATGGTGGAATTAAAGGGACCTTGTCAAAAACAGTTTCGTTTAATGCCCGTGTATCCTATAAAATGATTGATAATTTACCACTTTTTGTGAATGATACCGTGTTGAGTGATGGATACAAATTCAGAGTAATTTACAATGATATCAATGTGTTTACGATTGACGGATCTCTGTCATATCAAAATGGTGAAAAACTGAAAATTGATTTGATGGGAGAATACAATCAATACAAAAGCACAATAGTTGGTGATTTGTATAAATACGCTTGGCATTTACCAACCTACGTGTTCACGCTGAGAGGGAATTACAATTTGTATGATAAAATTTATGTAAAAGCTGATTTTGTTCTGAAGGGTGGTCGCAGAAGCCCTTTTGGTTTATATGATGCTGACGCTGCCTCTGCTGATGTTGATCTAGGAATTATTGCTGATGCCAATTTACATGTTGAATACCGTTACAGCCGCCGCCTTTCAGCATTTCTGCAATTCAATAATCTGGCTGCGCAACGCTATCAACGCTGGTATGGGTATCCTGTACAAGGCTTTCAAGTTATGGGCGGAATTACCTTTGGTTTCTAA
- a CDS encoding type II toxin-antitoxin system RelE/ParE family toxin, translating to MSEIKLRKVELYKNYFSDFYASQKQKVKDKIIWTFRIIETQKQIPTDYFKHMEGTDGLYEIRVKQGSDIYRIFCFFDDGKLIVLANGFQKKSQKTPKSEIERALKIKKEYEQEMRGIHEFKKIK from the coding sequence ATGAGTGAGATTAAACTTAGGAAAGTAGAATTGTACAAGAATTACTTTTCGGACTTTTATGCATCACAAAAGCAGAAAGTAAAGGACAAAATCATATGGACCTTCAGAATAATTGAAACTCAAAAACAAATTCCGACCGACTATTTTAAACACATGGAAGGTACGGATGGACTTTATGAAATCAGAGTTAAGCAAGGAAGTGACATTTATCGGATTTTTTGTTTTTTCGATGACGGAAAATTAATTGTGCTTGCAAATGGTTTTCAGAAAAAATCGCAAAAAACACCGAAGTCCGAAATTGAACGCGCATTAAAAATTAAGAAAGAGTATGAGCAAGAAATGCGAGGCATTCACGAATTCAAAAAAATTAAATAA
- a CDS encoding helix-turn-helix transcriptional regulator: MSKSNLKTLDQFVEEQYGKKGTPKRDKLEKGYEAFKLGFLIQQARLEKGMTQEELAEKCGTNKGYISKIENNIKEVRISTLQKIVELGLGGHLQLSIKL; this comes from the coding sequence ATGAGTAAAAGTAATTTAAAAACACTTGACCAATTTGTTGAAGAACAATATGGCAAGAAAGGAACTCCCAAACGTGATAAGCTTGAGAAAGGTTATGAAGCGTTCAAACTTGGCTTTCTAATTCAGCAGGCTCGACTTGAAAAAGGAATGACTCAGGAAGAACTTGCCGAAAAGTGCGGAACTAACAAAGGTTATATTTCAAAAATTGAAAACAATATTAAGGAAGTGCGCATTTCGACTCTTCAGAAAATAGTTGAACTCGGACTTGGTGGACATCTTCAGCTTTCCATCAAACTATAA